The stretch of DNA TCATTCCCTCTCCCAACGGGAGAGGGGCAGGGGTGAGGGCCGTGATCGCACGTCGGTCTCCTCATTCCCTCTCCCAACGGGAGAGGGGCAGGGGTGAGGCTTGATCGCGCGGGCTCCCTGTGCTACTCCGCTGCGGAATTTGGGCGATTAACTCAGCGGTCAGAGTGCCGTCTTCACACGGCGGAAGTCCCCAGTTCAAATCTGGGATCGCCCACCATCGCAGGGATCGCCGGCTCGCCCATGAAGCTCGACGACAACCAGAACCGCGCGTTCACGGCGCCGCCGGGCGCCGCGGAGGAGCTCGCCGCCGCGCTCGAGGCCGCGACCGGCGAACCCGCCCCGGCGGTGCTCGCCGATCCGATGCCGCCGCAGGCTCTGCGCGAGGCGCTCGACCGCGTCCTGCTCGCCGCGCGGCCGGACCGGGGGCTCGCGGTCCTCGTGCGCTCCGGCGTGCTCGCGGCCGTGCTCCCGGAGGCGGCGGCGCTCGTCGGCTTCGGCGAGGGGGTGCGGCACAAGGACGTCTGGGCGCACACCTTGCAGGTCGTGCGCCAGACCCCGGCCCGGCTCGTCGTCCGCTGGGCCGGCCTGCTCCACGACATCGGCAAGGTGGCGACGCGGCGGTTCGAGACCGACGGCACGGTGTCGTTCATCGGGCACCCCGAGATCGGCGCGCGCATGTTCGACAGGATCGCGCGGCGGCTGCCGTTCGGCGAGGACGAGCGGGAGCGGCTCCGGTTCCTCATCGCCGGCCACCTCCGCGCGGCGGCCTACGAGGACGCGTGGACCGACTCCGCGGTGCGCCGCTTCGCGCGGGACGCGGGCGCGAACCTCGACGACCTCCTGGACCTCGCGCGCGCGGACATCACGAGCAAGTACGCGGAGAAGGTCCGGCGGGGGCTCCGGCAGATCGGGCTGCTCGCCGACAGGATCGCCCTGCTCTCCGCCGAGGACGCGAAGCCGGCGCCGCTGCCCAAGGGGCTCGGCACGGCGCTCATCTCCGCGCTCGGGATCGCGCCGGGGCCCGGGCTCGGGCGCCTGATGGAGCGGCTCCGCGAGGAGGTGGAGCAGGGCCGCCTCGGCGCGCAGCGCGAGCACGATCATTACCTCGAGTACGTGAGGAACAACCCGGGGCTGCTCGACGGGCGCCCCCGGAGCGAGGAGGCGGAGTGATGCGGCGAGAGGAAGCTCTGGAGCTCGTGAGGAGCCGGCTCGGGGACGGGCCGACCTTGGCCCACAGCCTGGCGTGCGAGGCGTGCATGCGCGCGCTCGCCGCCCGCTTCGGCGAGGACGCGGAGCTGTGGGGGCTCGCGGGGCTCGTCCACGACATCGACCTCGACGAGTGCGCGCACGACCTCGAGCGGCACACGCTCGTCGGCGCCGAGGTGCTGCGGGCCGCGGGCGCGCCCGAGGCGGTCGTCGACGCGGTGCTCGGCCACAACGACAAGGCGCCGCGCGTCACGCGGATGGCCAAGGCGCTGTGGGTCGTCGACCCGACGACCGGGTTCGTCACCGCGACCGCGCTCATCCGGCCGTCGCGGAGCACGTCGGACCTCCCGGCGTCGAGCGTCAAGAAGCGGATGAAGGACAAGCGGTTCGCGGCCGGGGTGAAGCGCGAGCAGATCGCGGCGTGCGAGGCGGAGCTCGGGATCGGGCTCGACGACTTCCTCGCCGCGTGCGTCGCGGCGATGGACGGCGTCCGGGACGCGATCGGCCTCGGCGGCGCGGCGCAAAACGGCTGATCATGCATCGGACAGAGTGATTTTTCGTTGAAAAATTGGTTACTTGACGAAGTTTGAATGAATGCTAGTATTCCCCGTCTCAACCAACGGTTCCATAACGGGCCAGTGATTTATCCGCGCTGCGAAGTGCACGCGGAAAAAAGAGGAGAGAAGAAAATGACGAAGATGTTTTGGGTGGTTCTTAGCGCGCTGGTTCTGAGCTTCGGTTACGTGGCCTGCGGCGGTGACGACTCCAGCTCGGACAGCGACGCGGACTCGGACAGCGACAGCGACTCCGATAGCGACAGCGATTCGGACAGCGACAGCGACACCGACAGCGACACCGACAGCGACACCGACTCCGACACGGACACGGATACCGACACGGACAGCGATGCCGACTGCACCGAAGAGGCCGAGTACGTCGCTTGCGACGGCACGCCGGCGAGCTGTGACGACATCGTCGATTCGTATTTCGGCTGCTGCGACGGCTCCAACATCTACTACTGCGACGACGGCACGACCCTGTCGGGCGGCGACTGCGCCACCGAAGGTCTGTCCTGCTGCTACGACTCGACGAACGACTTCATGAGCTGCATCTAGTCGTCGAATTGGTCTGAAAAACAAAGGGCCCTGCACGATGTGCGGGGCCTTTTTTTTACCTCTCTCGATGCGAGTCGATAATCGGGAAGACAAGACCGCTGGGTGGGGTACCCAGGCTTTGGGCGGGCGGTCAGGCGCTTACGCAGCCTCTTCGGAGACCTTCCGGGCCTTCTTGAAGGCGCGCTTGAACCGCTGGAGCTCGGCCATCACGGCCGCGTCGTTGCGGAACACGCTGCGGGCCACGGCGAGCGCCGACGCGTACCTCTGGTAGCGCGCGTCCTGCGCCTGGGCGAACCGCTCGTGCAGCGCGAGGAACTCGCCCTGCGCCCTGTCGTGCTCGACGCGCTCCGCGCGCTGGGCATCGACGTCCGTCTCGAGCTGGCCGAGGTCCACGCCGCTGAGCTCCCAGTGCCTGGTCTGGATCAGGACGACCAGGGCCTCCAGGAGATCGTCGAACATCTTCGAAGGATGGTACTGCTGCTTCGCTTTCATGGGACGTTCCTTTCGTTGTGACCTTCCGGTCGTTTGTTCTTCCGGTCCGCGCGCGTTTG from Pseudomonadota bacterium encodes:
- a CDS encoding HDIG domain-containing protein, with amino-acid sequence MKLDDNQNRAFTAPPGAAEELAAALEAATGEPAPAVLADPMPPQALREALDRVLLAARPDRGLAVLVRSGVLAAVLPEAAALVGFGEGVRHKDVWAHTLQVVRQTPARLVVRWAGLLHDIGKVATRRFETDGTVSFIGHPEIGARMFDRIARRLPFGEDERERLRFLIAGHLRAAAYEDAWTDSAVRRFARDAGANLDDLLDLARADITSKYAEKVRRGLRQIGLLADRIALLSAEDAKPAPLPKGLGTALISALGIAPGPGLGRLMERLREEVEQGRLGAQREHDHYLEYVRNNPGLLDGRPRSEEAE
- a CDS encoding HDIG domain-containing protein, whose amino-acid sequence is MRREEALELVRSRLGDGPTLAHSLACEACMRALAARFGEDAELWGLAGLVHDIDLDECAHDLERHTLVGAEVLRAAGAPEAVVDAVLGHNDKAPRVTRMAKALWVVDPTTGFVTATALIRPSRSTSDLPASSVKKRMKDKRFAAGVKREQIAACEAELGIGLDDFLAACVAAMDGVRDAIGLGGAAQNG